One genomic region from Amycolatopsis sp. FBCC-B4732 encodes:
- a CDS encoding AAA family ATPase, whose product MAEVTGVAGRVVGRRRELEVLGSAFANARAGSATLVRVRGATGTGKTALLAEFARSVSDRAVVLSETCRRPGGGSAGRAAEGLLPDAGSRYGMPVPVLSRRLGRRLADLTVAGPVVVLLDDFHHCDEASVRVLAHQAHRGAEQPLLVVVAQRPAGHPLWPPMTLPPGDVATVDLAAFAELEVADVAAAWWPEAPEPGFARELAGLTGGNPALLGEVCAALHLEGLAPDGTALARARVLVPGARARLVERVLAGRPEHVRRVAEAIAVFGAPDVELVALLGGVPEPLAADALAVLAAEGLLRGDGEELASPAVRDAVLAGVPDRRLGPLRLTAARLLNDRGRPPEDVGAHLLGRRLLPERWMRDVLAEAARTAERSGRPHDAARYLGVLVADRPQDMPVRIEFARLVGVRDPLAAYATLAGMAELAEDTRSRARISLQLAIAALSAREPQEATRLLTGALDQLDGDHGEHPGDVDRGLRTELEAALLAVAFEQPGSLDLVGGRLPAMSALTGQTPAEVGVLALAAVAHMIRGTDRDLAVSCARRALERPEPSVRWACSLAAYVLFAADEVDEALHALGGLSPGPERDGTGWAEVVALTAHSWLTCGAGDLSRALSDAAAAVRAAERDDRAELATAPLVAQALVLLQQGDVDGAAAAMARADEAGPDGSVLRFPAHLLARGRLAEARGDLEGALAHLRSCGAGLRAEGGAHPLFAPWWLDGARVLVRLGRRAEAADLVAHGEELARAWGSASARGLALLGRGLVAEGDAAVDGLTAAAEVLGGTAASWYLAEAETALGKALLRAGDHQGARRAFRAAVDLSVRAGFWSRAEEAQAGVTAAGGRNYPVTGSVTDVLTLGERRVGELAATGATNRTIADALQLAVRTVEIHLTSVYRKLGVTGRTQLQERFPGGLLAPEPAL is encoded by the coding sequence TGCTCCCGGACGCCGGGAGCCGGTACGGCATGCCGGTGCCGGTGCTCTCGCGGCGGCTGGGCCGCCGGCTGGCCGACCTCACCGTCGCCGGTCCCGTCGTCGTCCTGCTCGACGACTTCCACCACTGCGACGAGGCCTCCGTCCGGGTGCTGGCCCACCAGGCGCACCGGGGCGCGGAACAGCCCCTGCTCGTCGTCGTCGCGCAGCGCCCCGCCGGGCACCCGCTGTGGCCGCCGATGACGCTGCCGCCCGGCGACGTCGCCACCGTCGACCTGGCGGCCTTCGCCGAGCTCGAGGTCGCCGACGTCGCCGCCGCGTGGTGGCCCGAAGCGCCCGAACCCGGGTTCGCCCGCGAGCTGGCCGGGCTGACCGGCGGCAACCCCGCGCTGCTCGGCGAGGTCTGCGCGGCCCTGCACCTGGAGGGGCTCGCCCCGGACGGGACGGCGCTGGCGCGGGCCCGCGTGCTCGTCCCGGGCGCCCGCGCCCGGCTGGTCGAGCGCGTCCTCGCCGGCCGCCCGGAGCACGTGCGCCGCGTCGCCGAGGCGATCGCGGTGTTCGGCGCCCCCGACGTCGAGCTCGTCGCCCTGCTCGGCGGCGTGCCCGAACCGCTCGCCGCCGACGCGCTGGCCGTGCTGGCCGCGGAAGGGCTGCTGCGCGGCGACGGCGAGGAGCTCGCCTCGCCCGCGGTCCGCGACGCGGTGCTGGCCGGCGTACCGGATCGGCGGCTCGGCCCGCTGCGGCTGACCGCGGCCCGGCTGCTCAACGACCGTGGCCGCCCGCCCGAGGACGTCGGCGCGCACCTGCTCGGCCGGCGCCTGCTGCCCGAACGCTGGATGCGCGACGTGCTCGCCGAGGCCGCGCGCACCGCGGAACGGTCGGGCCGCCCGCACGACGCCGCCCGCTACCTCGGGGTGCTCGTCGCCGACCGGCCCCAGGACATGCCGGTGCGGATCGAGTTCGCCCGCCTGGTCGGCGTGCGCGACCCGCTGGCGGCGTACGCGACGCTCGCCGGGATGGCCGAACTGGCCGAAGACACCCGCAGCCGGGCCCGGATCTCCCTGCAGCTGGCCATCGCCGCGCTGTCGGCCCGTGAACCCCAGGAAGCGACGCGGCTGCTCACCGGCGCGCTCGACCAGCTCGACGGCGACCACGGCGAGCACCCCGGGGACGTCGACCGCGGCCTGCGGACCGAGCTGGAGGCCGCGCTGCTGGCCGTCGCGTTCGAACAGCCCGGCTCGCTGGACCTCGTCGGCGGGCGCCTGCCCGCGATGTCCGCGCTGACCGGCCAGACCCCGGCCGAGGTCGGCGTGCTGGCGCTGGCCGCGGTCGCGCACATGATCCGCGGCACCGACCGCGACCTCGCCGTCTCCTGCGCGCGGCGGGCCCTCGAACGCCCGGAACCCTCGGTGCGGTGGGCCTGTTCGCTGGCCGCCTACGTCCTGTTCGCCGCCGACGAGGTCGACGAAGCACTGCACGCCCTGGGCGGCCTGTCGCCCGGGCCGGAGCGCGACGGCACCGGCTGGGCGGAAGTCGTGGCCCTGACCGCGCATTCGTGGCTCACGTGCGGGGCGGGCGACCTGTCCCGGGCGCTCTCGGACGCGGCGGCGGCCGTGCGCGCCGCCGAGCGCGACGACCGCGCCGAGCTCGCCACCGCACCCCTGGTCGCCCAGGCGCTGGTCCTGCTGCAGCAGGGCGACGTCGACGGCGCGGCCGCGGCGATGGCCCGCGCCGACGAGGCCGGGCCCGACGGGTCCGTGCTCCGCTTCCCGGCCCACCTGCTGGCCAGGGGACGGCTCGCCGAGGCCCGCGGGGACCTGGAAGGGGCGCTGGCGCACCTGCGCTCGTGCGGTGCCGGGCTGCGCGCGGAAGGCGGCGCCCACCCGCTGTTCGCCCCGTGGTGGCTCGACGGCGCCCGGGTGCTCGTCCGGCTCGGCCGGCGGGCGGAAGCGGCCGACCTCGTGGCGCACGGCGAAGAACTGGCCCGGGCCTGGGGATCCGCGTCGGCGCGGGGATTGGCGCTGCTGGGCCGCGGCCTGGTGGCCGAAGGCGACGCCGCCGTCGACGGCCTCACCGCGGCGGCCGAAGTGCTCGGCGGGACGGCGGCGTCCTGGTACCTCGCCGAAGCGGAAACCGCGCTGGGGAAAGCACTTCTGCGCGCCGGTGACCACCAGGGCGCGCGCCGGGCGTTCCGCGCCGCCGTGGACCTCTCGGTGCGGGCGGGGTTCTGGAGCCGGGCCGAGGAGGCCCAGGCCGGGGTCACCGCGGCCGGCGGCCGCAACTACCCGGTCACCGGCAGCGTGACCGACGTGCTGACGCTGGGGGAGCGGCGGGTCGGCGAGCTCGCCGCGACCGGCGCCACCAACCGCACCATCGCCGACGCGCTCCAGCTCGCCGTGCGGACCGTCGAAATCCACCTGACGAGCGTCTACCGCAAGCTGGGCGTCACCGGCCGCACCCAGCTGCAGGAGCGGTTCCCCGGCGGCCTGCTCGCACCGGAACCCGCGCTGTGA